The following coding sequences lie in one Cannabis sativa cultivar Pink pepper isolate KNU-18-1 chromosome 5, ASM2916894v1, whole genome shotgun sequence genomic window:
- the LOC115717227 gene encoding uncharacterized protein LOC115717227 — translation MSRPDPSPPRTTEAPAPSPPRRTNSPAPLHGVRRSSHPPPRTTQTEMAKSSKVPRLLLPVSEHYTGRVTWRGGSYYYPKVKAKFVQMQLLERVKEESPFNNFFEREPLAFSGALIHQLFMHKIKSDKDDEVHFYIAKKRCRFGRTEFALVTGLNLLRGPTEAEVSERATSDRLIVEYFNGDPSISIGRLRSVFEIELH, via the exons ATGAGCAGACCCGACCCCTCTCCACCGCGTACGACCGAAGCCCCAGCCCCCTCTCCACCGCGCAGGACCAATTCTCCAGCCCCCCTCCACGGCGTACGAAGGTCCAGCCATCCTCCACCGCGTACGACCCAAACGGAAATGGCCAAG tCTTCCAAAGTTCCACGACTTTTACTGCCAGTGTCTGAACATTACACTGGTCGTGTTACTTGGCGGGGCGGTAGTTACTATTACCCCAAAGTAAAAGCCAAGTTTGTACAAATGCAGTTGTTGGAAAGGGTGAAGGAGGAATCCCCTTTCAACAATTTTTTTGAGAGAGAGCCATTAGCGTTTTCAGGTGCTCTTATCCATCAACTCTTCATGCATAAGATAAAATCAGATAAAGATGATGAGGTGCATTTTTATATTGCAAAGAAGAGATGCCGATTCGGCCGAACTGAGTTTGCCTTGGTGACTGGGCTTAATTTGTTACGTGGACCGACTGAGGCTGAGGTTTCGGAGAGGGCGACGTCAGACCGTTTGATAGTAGAATATTTTAATGGGGATCCATCTATCAGCATTGGTCGTCTGCGCAGCGTCTTTGAGATCGAGCTGCACTGA
- the LOC115715957 gene encoding uncharacterized protein LOC115715957 — protein sequence MECIYMAMFLNGQKHWIAMEVNLELWKIFLFDSSLGSLTKDELNSLMDVWCPLLAKLVDQCGVCDTHYMVMVPQMTASESQVRPFDWDIMDNKVVPQTKSSGDCGMYVIEHIEHKLLDLPFDGVHDQHMSLFRQRWAVDLFYQNLA from the exons ATGGAGTGCATATACATGGCCATGTTCTTGAACGGACAGAAACATTGGATCGCTATGGAGGTCAATCTTGAGTTGTGGAAGATATTCCTCTTCGATTCGAGTCTTGGATCTCTAACGAAAGACGAACTGAATTCGCTTATGGATGTGTGGTGCCCTTTACTAGCCAAATTGGTGGACCAGTGTGGTGTATGTGACACTCATTACATGGTGATGGTCCCTCAAATGACAGCCTCCGAAAGCCAGGTCAGACCCTTCGACTGGGATATAATGGACAATAAAGTTGTACCTCAGACAAAATCGAG CGGCGATTGTGGAATGTACGTCATAGAGCATATTGAGCATAAGTTATTGGATCTACCATTCGATGGAGTACATGATCAGCATATGTCGCTCTTTCGCCAGAGATGGGCAGTAGATTTATTCTACCAGAACTTGGCATGA